The following are encoded in a window of Haloarcula halophila genomic DNA:
- the hisD gene encoding histidinol dehydrogenase: MNVRSVQALGPDERAALFDRDAGVDAVRDDVSDIVAQVRQEGDVALRRFASEFDDVEVGNVDITDAAERAYEELDGDVRDAIEHAADNIRSFHERQVPEDWRETVDGRELGRRFRPLDSAGVYAPGGTAAYPSSALMGVIPAKVAGVDHVAVATPPAETINPVTLAAIHVAGADAVYQVGGAQAIAALAYGTETVSATDIVVGPGNRWVTAAKAEVRGDVAIDFLAGPSEILVVADETADPDLVAADLVAQAEHDENASVVAVTDDETLAEAVVEAVDEQAAGREREAVVRSALDNDASAVLHARSMSEAVLFAEEYAAEHLSIQADDDEELLERIPSAGSVFLGPDSPVAAGDYATGTNHVLPTGGGARVTGGLSVDTFVRSTTVQRLSHDALADLSETITTLAEAEGLEAHAESVRKRFED, encoded by the coding sequence ATGAACGTACGTTCCGTCCAAGCCCTCGGTCCGGACGAGCGCGCGGCACTGTTCGACCGGGACGCGGGTGTCGATGCCGTCCGTGACGACGTCAGCGATATCGTCGCACAGGTCCGCCAGGAAGGCGACGTGGCACTCCGCCGGTTCGCCAGCGAGTTCGACGACGTGGAGGTCGGCAACGTCGACATCACCGACGCCGCCGAACGCGCTTACGAGGAGTTAGACGGAGACGTCCGCGACGCCATCGAACACGCGGCCGACAACATCCGGTCGTTCCACGAGCGCCAGGTCCCCGAAGACTGGCGCGAGACCGTCGACGGGCGGGAGCTGGGCCGTCGGTTCAGACCCCTCGACAGCGCCGGCGTCTACGCACCCGGCGGGACCGCCGCGTACCCGTCGAGCGCCCTGATGGGTGTGATCCCGGCCAAGGTCGCGGGCGTCGACCACGTGGCCGTCGCCACGCCGCCCGCGGAGACGATCAATCCCGTCACGCTGGCGGCTATCCACGTCGCCGGAGCCGACGCGGTCTACCAGGTCGGGGGCGCACAGGCCATCGCGGCGCTGGCCTACGGGACCGAGACGGTCAGCGCCACCGACATCGTCGTCGGACCGGGGAATCGGTGGGTGACCGCCGCCAAAGCCGAGGTCAGGGGTGACGTCGCCATCGACTTCCTGGCTGGCCCCTCCGAGATCCTCGTCGTCGCTGACGAGACGGCGGACCCGGACCTCGTCGCGGCGGACCTCGTCGCCCAGGCCGAACACGACGAGAACGCCTCCGTCGTCGCCGTGACCGACGACGAGACTCTGGCCGAAGCCGTCGTCGAGGCCGTCGACGAACAGGCCGCCGGGCGGGAGCGGGAGGCGGTCGTCCGGTCGGCGCTGGACAACGACGCGTCGGCGGTCCTGCACGCCCGTTCGATGAGCGAGGCCGTCCTGTTCGCCGAAGAGTACGCCGCCGAACACCTCTCGATCCAGGCCGACGACGACGAGGAACTGCTCGAACGGATTCCGTCGGCTGGCTCCGTGTTTCTGGGGCCGGACAGTCCCGTCGCCGCCGGCGACTACGCGACCGGGACGAACCACGTGTTGCCCACCGGCGGCGGCGCTCGCGTGACCGGAGGGCTCTCCGTCGACACCTTCGTCCGGTCGACGACTGTCCAGCGACTCTCCCACGACGCACTCGCCGATCTCTCGGAGACGATCACGACCTTAGCCGAGGCGGAAGGACTCGAAGCCCACGCCGAGAGCGTCCGCAAGCGCTTCGAGGACTGA
- a CDS encoding J domain-containing protein produces MGSPEAKTFYSILGVSPDADAAQIREAYRDLVKQHHPDVSEAADAPRQFKRLTTAKEVLTDEDERALYDRLGHDSYLRRQPTTAGWEIETARTASEAAGEYADGSPDRSGPTARTETPNQQTRGGTTAYGTAASYYTPGQRLGADQSDGVRSLLGSLRRSDTALLVHALLLVGSIVIGSIFLTAGVVGAVSPFVSAVLGVSMVGITLFVAALHVASRL; encoded by the coding sequence ATGGGGTCCCCCGAGGCGAAGACGTTCTACAGCATCTTGGGTGTGAGTCCGGACGCTGACGCCGCCCAGATTCGTGAGGCGTATCGAGACCTGGTCAAACAACACCATCCGGACGTCAGCGAGGCCGCCGACGCACCCAGGCAGTTCAAGCGGCTCACGACGGCGAAGGAGGTCCTCACCGACGAGGACGAGCGGGCGCTATACGACCGGCTGGGTCACGACTCCTATCTGCGCCGGCAGCCCACCACCGCGGGCTGGGAGATCGAGACCGCCCGTACTGCAAGCGAGGCCGCCGGCGAGTACGCTGACGGCTCACCCGATCGGAGTGGACCGACTGCACGGACCGAGACACCGAACCAACAGACCAGAGGGGGGACGACGGCCTACGGAACCGCAGCGAGCTACTACACGCCGGGTCAGCGTCTCGGGGCGGATCAGTCGGACGGCGTCCGCTCGCTTCTGGGAAGTCTCCGACGATCCGACACTGCCCTCCTGGTCCACGCGCTGTTGCTCGTCGGTTCGATCGTCATCGGGTCGATCTTCCTGACCGCCGGCGTCGTCGGTGCCGTCTCGCCCTTCGTGAGCGCGGTTCTCGGCGTGTCGATGGTCGGGATCACGCTTTTCGTCGCCGCACTCCACGTCGCCTCGCGACTGTAG
- a CDS encoding DUF1684 domain-containing protein yields MNDVPDGWAEQVRENRAEKDRFFADHRQSPIPPAERDEFDGLAYFAPDPTYRVTATITVHDDPETLDLETTNGPPSRYERVATLSFTLDGTDCELAGYRQPDEDTATLFVPFRDKTTGQQTYGNGRYIELELGGSLTDGQEIPLDFNLAYAPFCAYSETFSCPLPPEENWLEIAVEAGERSR; encoded by the coding sequence ATGAACGATGTCCCTGACGGGTGGGCCGAGCAAGTACGTGAGAACCGCGCCGAGAAGGATCGGTTCTTCGCCGACCACCGCCAGTCGCCGATCCCGCCGGCCGAACGCGACGAGTTCGACGGTCTAGCCTATTTTGCCCCGGACCCGACGTATCGCGTCACGGCGACGATCACTGTCCACGACGATCCGGAGACACTCGATCTGGAGACGACGAACGGGCCACCGAGCCGCTACGAGCGCGTCGCGACGCTCTCGTTCACCCTCGACGGAACCGACTGCGAACTGGCGGGCTACCGACAGCCCGACGAGGATACGGCGACGCTGTTTGTGCCCTTCAGAGACAAGACGACCGGGCAACAGACCTACGGCAACGGCCGCTACATCGAACTCGAACTCGGCGGTTCGCTGACAGACGGTCAGGAGATCCCGCTGGATTTCAACCTGGCGTACGCGCCCTTCTGTGCCTACAGCGAGACCTTCTCCTGTCCGCTCCCGCCCGAGGAGAACTGGCTGGAGATCGCCGTCGAAGCCGGCGAACGGTCGCGGTAG
- a CDS encoding CPBP family intramembrane glutamic endopeptidase, whose protein sequence is MARAADERQQSLLQTVVAVVSALGIGAGGLLFGTALTVLAFLVLQFGAGIDLTTAHLLVLGLIFVQGVGCAGVALAYVRFRPRIAPAIRDLLGIDGPLVQFDIHASVPSFKDVAVVVVGYFLALAAAIGGSLLASQLAVDTGTNSAAEVGMENPEIILLLIPASLLLVGPGEELLFRGVVQGRIRTVFNPVVGILVPSVAFAGLHWFALSGGSTAGNLFVVSLLVLPALVFGVSYEYTDNIVVPSLIHGFYNATLFTGLYFSVVYADQTVQSALLAL, encoded by the coding sequence ATGGCACGTGCAGCCGACGAACGCCAACAGTCCCTCCTGCAGACCGTCGTCGCCGTCGTCTCGGCACTGGGAATCGGCGCCGGTGGTCTCCTCTTCGGAACGGCACTGACAGTCCTCGCGTTCCTCGTCCTCCAGTTCGGTGCGGGAATCGACCTGACGACAGCCCACCTCCTCGTCCTCGGGCTGATCTTCGTCCAAGGCGTCGGCTGTGCCGGCGTCGCACTGGCGTACGTCCGGTTCAGACCCCGGATCGCTCCGGCCATCCGCGACCTCCTGGGTATCGACGGGCCGCTCGTCCAGTTCGACATCCACGCGTCGGTCCCGTCGTTCAAGGACGTCGCCGTCGTCGTCGTGGGCTATTTCCTCGCGCTCGCCGCCGCGATCGGTGGCTCGCTACTGGCCTCCCAACTGGCGGTCGACACCGGAACCAACTCCGCGGCGGAGGTCGGTATGGAGAACCCGGAGATCATCCTCCTGTTGATCCCCGCCTCGCTGTTGCTCGTCGGCCCCGGCGAGGAACTGCTCTTCCGTGGCGTCGTCCAGGGCCGAATCCGGACGGTGTTCAACCCCGTCGTCGGGATTCTCGTCCCCAGCGTCGCGTTCGCCGGCCTCCACTGGTTCGCGCTCTCGGGTGGCTCGACGGCGGGCAACCTCTTCGTCGTGAGCCTGCTGGTCCTGCCGGCGCTGGTCTTCGGTGTCAGCTACGAATACACCGACAACATCGTGGTCCCCTCGCTGATCCACGGCTTCTACAACGCGACGCTGTTCACCGGTCTCTACTTCTCCGTGGTCTACGCCGACCAGACTGTCCAGAGCGCGTTGCTCGCGCTGTGA
- a CDS encoding glycerate kinase type-2 family protein, producing the protein MIRDRERAAEEPATTVALDCLERGIESARPGTVIPSAVSVDGTTITVAGEQFDRREYDEVVVLGGGNGAGHIAAALERELGSALDGGVVVTDASVDTDRVRVLPADHPLPSERGVESTRELLAAADDADERTLVLAVVTGGGSACMVAPDGIPLADLRSTTTALLDSGVPIESINAVRKHLSAVKGGHLARRLTPARVCGVVFSDVVGDDLSVIASGPLTPDGSTFQDALEVLDGIDAAVPDSVRRRLDRGARGEVAETPRAGDPAFDRVSTHVVATNMTALRAARDRAAAAGYEPVILSSRVRGEARTAAGIHAAIAAEIRATGTPIEPPAVLLSGGETTVTVSGDGHGGPNQEFVLGGLADLPEDSVLAAVDTDGIDGATDAAGAILGPGNRPDREAVRGALDRNDAYPLLADHDGLVVTGPTGTNVNDLRVLVVP; encoded by the coding sequence ATGATCCGTGACCGGGAGCGGGCAGCGGAGGAGCCGGCGACAACTGTCGCACTCGACTGTCTCGAACGTGGGATCGAGAGCGCTCGACCCGGGACCGTGATACCGTCCGCGGTCTCCGTCGACGGGACGACGATCACGGTCGCCGGCGAACAGTTCGACCGTCGCGAGTACGACGAAGTGGTCGTCCTGGGTGGGGGAAACGGCGCCGGGCACATCGCGGCAGCACTCGAACGCGAACTCGGATCGGCGCTAGACGGCGGTGTCGTCGTGACCGACGCTTCAGTCGACACCGACCGAGTTCGTGTCCTGCCAGCGGATCACCCGCTCCCCAGCGAGCGCGGCGTCGAGTCGACACGGGAGTTGCTCGCAGCGGCCGACGACGCCGACGAACGGACCCTCGTTCTTGCAGTGGTAACCGGCGGCGGGAGCGCCTGCATGGTCGCCCCCGACGGAATCCCGCTGGCCGACTTGCGATCGACGACGACGGCCCTGCTCGACAGCGGCGTTCCCATCGAGTCGATCAACGCCGTCCGCAAGCACCTCTCGGCAGTCAAAGGCGGGCACCTGGCACGGCGACTGACGCCGGCCCGTGTCTGTGGAGTCGTCTTCAGCGACGTCGTCGGCGACGATCTGTCGGTGATCGCCAGTGGCCCGCTCACACCGGACGGTTCGACGTTTCAGGACGCGCTGGAGGTCCTCGACGGGATCGACGCGGCCGTCCCCGACAGCGTCCGTCGTCGGCTGGACCGCGGCGCTCGTGGCGAGGTGGCCGAGACCCCGCGGGCGGGCGATCCGGCCTTCGACCGGGTCTCGACGCACGTCGTCGCTACCAACATGACGGCGCTGCGTGCGGCGAGGGACCGAGCGGCGGCGGCCGGCTACGAGCCGGTGATCCTCTCGTCGCGCGTTCGCGGCGAGGCACGGACTGCAGCGGGGATACACGCGGCTATCGCCGCCGAGATCCGTGCGACCGGCACGCCGATCGAACCGCCTGCCGTCCTCCTCTCGGGTGGCGAGACGACAGTTACGGTTTCGGGCGACGGCCACGGTGGGCCGAACCAGGAGTTCGTCCTCGGTGGCCTCGCGGACCTGCCCGAAGACAGCGTCCTCGCGGCGGTCGACACCGACGGTATCGACGGAGCGACCGACGCAGCCGGGGCGATCCTCGGGCCGGGGAACCGTCCGGATCGGGAAGCGGTCCGTGGGGCGCTGGACCGAAACGACGCCTATCCGCTGTTGGCCGACCACGATGGGCTCGTCGTGACGGGACCGACCGGGACGAACGTCAACGACCTCCGCGTACTGGTCGTTCCGTAG
- a CDS encoding S8 family serine peptidase, with protein sequence MARGSSPVTVLCLVVLLAVAPAQGTAFGGAGQQSADDQPTGSVADALETAAPASDGAAGERVRVVVRFVSDDARDDASLRETHPEIDITGGRSVDFMPVLFVDAPRSALPGLRARPDVESAVIDTKIEGPDPVTPASTVDAQSGTTQSQRTPWGVDRIGASTAQQQIDDEAVAEVDVAVLDSGIDYQHPDLDEKVVWGANFSGWANERTLASADDDNGHGTRAAGIVAAEDNNRDVVGVAPNADLYAIKVMNASSIGYYSWWVSGIDAALKGPDGTMGTADDADVLSMSIGGRSDTSTLRNAIADASDHTIVVAAAGNNGDGDPSTNEVMYPAKYDDAIAVAATDRDDQTTEFSAEGSEVELAAPGSGQYTTDIGGGTSYFGGTSAAAPHVAGAAALIIGEDVEDGTRDLSNDDVRQRLRETATDIESPGRDNKAGYGLVQVDTALSTPNAAPTADAGSDTSVTAGATVTLDATGSTDPDGDALEYSWDQIDSPSVSLRDANTATPEFTAPTVDSRTTLTFELRVDDGNGGSATDTVDVTVSPSNSAPTADAGPDSSVASDATVTLDATGSTDPDGDSLAYAWSQTGGPAVSLSGAATAQPTFTAPSVRTQTTLRFEVTVQDGSAASTDTVAITVEPPANSSRFDVDGDGTVDREDVMAVITAYNSGSSIGGKPVDVTDVMTAISELNS encoded by the coding sequence ATGGCGAGGGGAAGCTCCCCCGTGACGGTCCTCTGCCTGGTCGTACTCCTGGCTGTGGCACCGGCACAGGGAACCGCGTTCGGCGGAGCGGGACAGCAGAGTGCCGACGACCAACCGACCGGTTCGGTAGCGGACGCCCTGGAGACGGCAGCCCCAGCGTCTGACGGTGCGGCTGGCGAGCGCGTCCGTGTCGTCGTCCGGTTCGTGAGCGACGATGCCCGGGACGACGCGTCGCTGCGGGAGACCCACCCCGAAATCGATATCACGGGTGGGAGATCGGTCGACTTCATGCCGGTACTGTTCGTCGACGCACCCCGGTCGGCACTACCGGGACTCCGTGCGCGTCCGGATGTCGAGTCCGCGGTCATCGATACCAAGATCGAGGGACCCGACCCCGTCACTCCGGCGAGTACGGTCGATGCTCAGTCAGGGACGACGCAAAGTCAGCGGACACCCTGGGGAGTGGACCGCATCGGTGCCTCCACCGCCCAACAGCAGATCGACGACGAGGCCGTTGCAGAGGTTGACGTGGCTGTCCTCGACAGCGGGATCGACTACCAACACCCCGACCTTGACGAGAAAGTCGTCTGGGGAGCGAACTTCTCCGGGTGGGCGAACGAACGGACGCTCGCGAGCGCAGACGACGATAACGGGCACGGAACGCGTGCCGCCGGGATCGTCGCTGCCGAAGACAACAACCGGGACGTCGTCGGCGTCGCCCCGAACGCTGATCTCTACGCGATCAAGGTGATGAACGCGAGTAGCATCGGGTACTACAGCTGGTGGGTCAGCGGAATCGACGCGGCACTGAAAGGCCCCGACGGGACGATGGGGACTGCCGACGACGCCGACGTACTCTCGATGAGTATCGGCGGCAGGAGCGACACGAGCACTCTCCGGAACGCGATCGCGGACGCCAGCGACCATACGATCGTTGTTGCGGCTGCCGGCAACAACGGCGACGGTGACCCGTCGACAAACGAGGTTATGTACCCGGCGAAGTACGACGATGCCATCGCGGTCGCAGCGACCGACCGCGACGACCAGACGACGGAGTTCAGCGCTGAAGGCTCGGAGGTCGAACTCGCCGCACCTGGTTCCGGACAGTACACCACGGACATCGGCGGTGGGACCTCCTACTTTGGCGGGACCTCCGCGGCAGCGCCCCACGTCGCCGGCGCGGCGGCGCTGATAATCGGTGAAGACGTAGAAGACGGTACCAGGGATCTCTCGAACGACGATGTCCGTCAGCGTCTCCGCGAGACGGCGACCGACATCGAGTCGCCGGGACGGGACAACAAAGCCGGGTACGGACTCGTCCAGGTCGATACGGCGCTATCGACCCCGAACGCGGCCCCGACGGCAGATGCCGGATCGGACACGTCGGTGACTGCCGGGGCCACGGTGACCCTGGACGCGACCGGTTCGACAGATCCGGATGGGGATGCGCTGGAGTACTCCTGGGACCAGATCGATAGCCCCTCGGTCTCTCTGCGTGACGCGAACACGGCGACACCGGAGTTTACCGCACCCACTGTCGACAGCCGAACGACGCTGACGTTCGAGCTGAGAGTCGACGACGGAAACGGTGGCTCGGCGACGGATACGGTGGACGTGACGGTCTCGCCGTCGAACTCGGCACCGACTGCCGACGCCGGCCCGGATTCCTCGGTGGCCAGTGACGCGACGGTCACACTGGACGCGACTGGATCGACGGATCCGGACGGGGACAGTTTAGCGTATGCCTGGAGCCAGACCGGCGGGCCGGCGGTTTCGTTGTCGGGAGCGGCGACTGCACAGCCTACGTTCACGGCCCCGAGTGTTCGCACTCAGACGACGTTGAGGTTCGAGGTCACGGTTCAGGACGGATCGGCGGCCAGCACCGATACGGTCGCGATCACCGTCGAACCGCCAGCGAACAGCAGTCGGTTCGACGTCGACGGTGACGGAACCGTCGACAGGGAGGACGTGATGGCGGTCATTACCGCGTACAACTCCGGATCGTCGATCGGCGGGAAACCCGTCGACGTAACCGACGTCATGACGGCCATCTCCGAGTTGAACTCCTGA
- a CDS encoding NAD(P)/FAD-dependent oxidoreductase → MEHVDVAIVGGGPAGSSAAAAAADHGADAVVLEKGVPRADRDRTGPDSTDAAGLLDYWIDLMEFSVDEIPDHVILSELDGAKFYGPNNDLVMTETGIDASYDGFGLTFHRARFDDWLRERATAAGADYRVGVSVRSVETDVHGDPRHTLRLADGDDLSADYVVLADGPQRTVTGGVLDQFLPAGQQMSDVLPSTTANHIAYQEHRRMPEELFDPDHIEFWWGIMPGHTAYPWIFPNDPPVARIGLTMPIGLDIDDYDVAEWDLLEESDEGIPRGNEYIRRLLRRQFPDYELADFPLVEDRGKSGGTETYPISSTRPIESPVGAGIAVTGGAMGGTSAFHEGGDHVAVRTGKIAGRLAAQDSLERYNDEWQAALDDEIRRNVTFADLVRDWGPSDWDRAFETATALQDVRGIKADAALRGGLHGVELVARYKWGKFGYRGSRYAQLHEDDYTV, encoded by the coding sequence ATGGAACACGTAGATGTCGCTATCGTCGGGGGTGGACCTGCCGGTTCCTCGGCGGCAGCGGCCGCCGCCGACCACGGCGCGGACGCGGTGGTCCTGGAGAAGGGGGTACCCAGGGCCGACCGCGACCGGACGGGGCCGGACTCGACGGACGCGGCCGGGCTGTTGGACTACTGGATCGACCTCATGGAGTTCTCCGTCGACGAGATTCCCGATCACGTCATCCTCAGCGAACTCGACGGGGCGAAGTTCTACGGCCCGAACAACGACCTCGTCATGACAGAGACGGGCATCGACGCCAGTTACGACGGATTCGGCCTCACCTTCCACCGCGCCCGGTTCGACGACTGGCTCCGGGAGCGGGCCACGGCGGCAGGTGCCGACTATCGCGTCGGCGTCAGCGTCCGCTCTGTCGAGACCGACGTCCACGGCGACCCCCGACACACCCTCCGGCTGGCCGACGGCGACGATCTCAGCGCCGACTACGTCGTCCTCGCGGACGGACCACAGCGGACGGTCACGGGGGGAGTCCTCGATCAGTTCCTCCCGGCGGGCCAGCAGATGAGCGACGTCCTGCCGTCGACGACGGCCAACCACATCGCCTACCAGGAACACCGCCGGATGCCCGAGGAACTGTTCGATCCCGATCACATCGAGTTCTGGTGGGGGATCATGCCCGGCCACACGGCCTATCCGTGGATCTTCCCCAACGACCCCCCGGTCGCTCGGATCGGGCTGACGATGCCGATCGGGCTCGATATCGACGACTACGACGTCGCCGAGTGGGACCTGCTCGAAGAGAGCGACGAGGGAATCCCGCGGGGCAACGAGTACATCCGCCGACTGCTTCGCCGGCAGTTCCCCGACTACGAACTCGCGGACTTCCCGCTCGTCGAGGACCGCGGGAAGTCCGGCGGCACCGAGACCTATCCGATCTCCTCGACGCGACCGATCGAGTCCCCGGTCGGGGCCGGAATCGCCGTCACTGGCGGTGCGATGGGGGGGACCTCGGCCTTCCACGAGGGCGGGGACCACGTCGCCGTCCGAACGGGGAAGATCGCCGGTCGACTGGCCGCACAGGACAGCCTGGAACGGTACAACGACGAGTGGCAGGCCGCCCTCGACGACGAGATCCGACGGAACGTCACCTTCGCGGATCTCGTCCGTGACTGGGGGCCGAGCGACTGGGACCGCGCGTTCGAGACCGCAACTGCCCTGCAGGACGTTCGGGGGATCAAGGCCGACGCGGCACTGCGTGGCGGACTCCACGGCGTCGAACTGGTCGCCCGCTACAAGTGGGGGAAGTTCGGCTACCGGGGCAGCCGCTACGCCCAGTTGCACGAGGACGACTACACGGTCTGA
- a CDS encoding response regulator, whose product MSDTVGRVMVADDDPDLRECYRLWLGESYDVVTVADGDTALDRLDETVDVLVLDREMPGSNGETVARNVAAGPFEPAVLMISGVEPDVDLLDIPVDEYLTKPVDRDAVLSAVERVGVVTQFQSELQELFALASRAATLESAVDQARLDDCGEYARLLSRLREKRSAVDDALDRATNVESWQTTFEATLTGPESDPSQSSAARQ is encoded by the coding sequence ATGAGCGATACTGTGGGGCGTGTCATGGTCGCCGATGACGACCCCGATCTCCGTGAGTGTTACCGGCTCTGGTTGGGGGAGAGCTACGACGTAGTCACCGTTGCCGACGGTGACACCGCTCTGGATCGGCTCGACGAGACGGTCGATGTCCTCGTGCTCGATCGGGAGATGCCGGGGTCGAACGGCGAGACGGTGGCGCGGAACGTCGCGGCCGGGCCGTTTGAGCCCGCAGTCCTGATGATCAGTGGCGTCGAACCCGACGTGGATCTACTCGATATTCCGGTCGACGAGTACCTCACCAAACCAGTCGATCGGGACGCGGTGCTGAGTGCCGTCGAACGCGTCGGCGTCGTCACACAGTTCCAGTCGGAACTCCAGGAACTGTTTGCACTGGCCTCCCGGGCGGCGACACTCGAATCCGCCGTCGATCAGGCCCGACTCGACGACTGTGGGGAGTACGCGCGCTTGCTCTCCCGGCTCCGGGAGAAACGCTCGGCCGTCGACGACGCGCTCGACCGAGCAACCAACGTCGAGAGCTGGCAGACGACGTTCGAGGCCACCCTGACGGGACCGGAGTCGGATCCCTCCCAGTCGTCGGCTGCGAGACAGTAG
- a CDS encoding D-2-hydroxyacid dehydrogenase, translated as MTEILVLRHKIHGMVADRYADALRERLPDTPVRLARTPDQERDLVTDATVVTGSSFAPALFDHAEDLELFASTYAGYDHLPLSEFRDNGIALTTASGVHGPNIAEYVLGAWLSMARGFLTARRQQRDRVWQSFQADDFAGSRVCVVGMGAIGTAVLDRLDGFDIETVGVRHSPEKGGPADEVYGYDDLHTALADARYVALACPLTEETNGLLDADVFRTLHAETVLVNVARGPVVETDALVSALRRNHIGGAVLDVTDPEPLPEDHPLWNFENVLITPHNAGHTPSYYDRLADIVAENVERARETGSWDGLRNQIDLH; from the coding sequence ATGACGGAGATTCTGGTATTACGCCACAAGATCCACGGGATGGTCGCCGACCGATACGCCGACGCGCTCAGGGAACGGCTCCCCGACACACCAGTTCGGTTGGCCCGGACTCCCGACCAGGAACGGGACCTCGTGACCGACGCGACCGTCGTCACCGGGAGTTCGTTCGCGCCGGCGCTGTTCGATCACGCCGAGGACCTCGAACTGTTCGCCAGCACCTACGCCGGCTACGACCATCTCCCGCTGTCGGAGTTCCGCGACAACGGCATCGCGCTGACGACCGCCTCCGGCGTCCACGGCCCGAACATCGCCGAGTACGTCCTGGGTGCCTGGCTCTCGATGGCGCGCGGGTTCCTCACCGCCCGACGACAGCAGCGTGACCGTGTCTGGCAGTCGTTCCAGGCCGACGATTTCGCGGGCAGTCGGGTCTGTGTCGTCGGGATGGGTGCGATCGGAACGGCGGTGCTGGACCGACTGGACGGGTTCGATATCGAGACCGTCGGGGTGCGACACAGTCCGGAGAAGGGCGGCCCGGCCGACGAGGTGTACGGCTACGACGACCTCCACACCGCGCTGGCGGACGCCCGCTACGTCGCACTGGCCTGCCCACTGACAGAAGAGACAAACGGACTGCTCGACGCCGACGTGTTCAGGACGCTGCACGCCGAGACCGTGCTGGTCAACGTCGCCCGCGGTCCGGTCGTCGAGACCGACGCGCTGGTCTCGGCGCTCCGTCGGAACCACATCGGCGGTGCCGTCCTGGACGTGACCGACCCGGAACCGCTCCCCGAGGACCATCCGCTGTGGAACTTCGAGAACGTCCTGATAACACCACACAACGCCGGACACACGCCATCGTACTACGATCGACTAGCCGATATCGTCGCCGAAAACGTCGAACGAGCCCGTGAAACCGGGTCCTGGGACGGGCTCCGAAACCAGATCGATCTGCACTGA
- the pyrI gene encoding aspartate carbamoyltransferase regulatory subunit, whose amino-acid sequence MTDDQQLRVSKIKNGTVIDHITGGQALNVLAILGIDGSGDALSVAMNVPSDRLGKKDIVKVEGRELSQAEVDVLSLIAPAASINIVREYDVVEKHRVERPEVVEGVLECPNHNCISTKDEPVDSRFAVTDDGVRCEYCETIIRDDLPAHILVE is encoded by the coding sequence ATGACCGACGACCAGCAACTCCGCGTCTCGAAGATCAAGAACGGCACCGTCATCGATCACATCACTGGCGGCCAGGCGCTGAACGTGCTTGCGATCCTGGGGATCGACGGGAGCGGCGACGCACTCTCCGTGGCGATGAACGTCCCCTCGGACCGCCTGGGCAAGAAAGACATCGTGAAAGTCGAAGGGCGCGAACTCTCCCAGGCCGAGGTCGACGTCCTCTCGTTGATCGCCCCGGCAGCCTCGATCAACATCGTCCGGGAGTACGACGTCGTCGAGAAACACCGCGTCGAACGCCCGGAAGTCGTCGAGGGCGTCCTCGAATGTCCGAACCACAATTGCATCTCGACGAAGGACGAACCTGTCGACTCACGCTTTGCCGTCACCGACGACGGTGTCCGGTGTGAGTACTGCGAGACGATTATCCGGGACGACCTGCCGGCGCACATCCTCGTCGAGTGA